A genome region from Flavobacterium sp. CFS9 includes the following:
- a CDS encoding response regulator transcription factor: protein MIKVCLADNHPVTHFGVKSYFKDHDQISIVANVGNFSMVRDILQTKEIDILILDLELEGLSSIFEVKSILKNFPKTKIVIFSDLAEQMYAPNAIKAGVSGYVHKTEKLETLGISIIKVHEGKIIINETVRKNMALIAKQSKSERLYRKLSNREIEVLRYLSDGKKNNEISKILNLNEKTISTYKLRLLTKLNVTNLVDLVNKAKTLEII from the coding sequence ATGATTAAAGTATGTCTTGCAGACAATCATCCTGTGACTCACTTTGGCGTTAAGTCTTATTTTAAAGACCACGATCAAATTTCAATTGTTGCCAACGTAGGCAATTTTTCAATGGTTAGAGATATCCTTCAGACGAAAGAAATCGATATCCTGATTCTAGACCTAGAACTGGAAGGACTTTCAAGTATCTTCGAAGTAAAATCCATCCTGAAGAATTTCCCAAAAACAAAAATTGTAATTTTTAGTGACCTCGCTGAACAAATGTATGCTCCAAATGCTATTAAAGCAGGAGTTTCCGGTTATGTACACAAAACAGAAAAACTTGAAACTTTAGGTATTTCTATTATTAAAGTACACGAAGGGAAAATTATCATCAACGAAACCGTACGTAAAAACATGGCACTTATCGCTAAACAAAGCAAAAGTGAGCGTTTGTACAGAAAACTTTCAAATCGTGAGATCGAAGTTTTACGTTACTTAAGTGATGGTAAAAAGAATAATGAAATCTCTAAAATCTTAAACCTGAACGAAAAAACAATCAGTACTTACAAATTAAGATTATTGACTAAATTAAATGTTACTAATTTAGTTGACTTAGTAAACAAAGCTAAGACTTTAGAAATTATTTAA
- the nadE gene encoding NAD(+) synthase yields the protein MAKKSTIQTEKVNTHIVEWLKNYATRAKVNGFVIGISGGVDSAVTSTLCAQTGLTVLCVEMPIHQAANQVSRGREHIEQLKKRFPNVSSVETDLTATFEAFKSAVPQTDDETKVNLSLANTRARLRMTSLYYLAGIHGLLVAGTGNKVEDFGVGFYTKYGDGGVDLSPIADLMKSDVYALGAFLTIPESILTAAPTDGLFGDNRTDEDQLGASYDELEWAMLASESGNTGTDFTEREKIVFEIYKRLNTSNKHKMDPIPVCIIPKTLK from the coding sequence ATGGCTAAAAAAAGCACTATTCAGACAGAAAAAGTAAACACCCACATTGTAGAGTGGTTAAAAAATTATGCTACCCGGGCAAAAGTTAATGGTTTTGTAATTGGAATTTCAGGTGGAGTTGACTCTGCAGTAACTTCTACCTTGTGCGCACAAACCGGCTTAACCGTTTTATGTGTCGAAATGCCAATTCATCAGGCTGCAAATCAGGTTTCAAGAGGAAGAGAACATATTGAGCAGTTAAAGAAACGTTTTCCAAATGTTTCAAGCGTAGAAACAGATTTGACCGCTACTTTTGAAGCTTTCAAAAGCGCTGTACCTCAAACAGATGACGAAACAAAAGTAAATTTATCACTAGCCAATACACGTGCCCGTTTAAGAATGACCTCTTTATATTATTTAGCAGGAATTCATGGTTTGCTTGTAGCAGGAACGGGAAATAAAGTAGAAGATTTTGGAGTAGGTTTTTACACCAAATATGGAGACGGCGGAGTCGATTTAAGTCCAATTGCCGACTTAATGAAATCAGATGTATACGCTTTAGGAGCATTTTTAACAATTCCGGAGTCTATTTTAACCGCAGCACCTACAGATGGATTATTTGGTGATAATCGTACTGATGAGGATCAATTAGGCGCCAGTTATGACGAACTCGAATGGGCAATGCTAGCCTCGGAGTCAGGAAATACGGGGACTGACTTTACCGAAAGAGAAAAAATTGTCTTCGAAATTTATAAAAGATTAAACACCAGCAACAAGCATAAAATGGATCCAATTCCGGTCTGCATCATCCCTAAAACGTTAAAATAA
- the gldB gene encoding gliding motility lipoprotein GldB has protein sequence MKIYRLAVVLCLFFLSCDQKTKVEKAVEEIPVDIKVERFDKVFFETKPEDLAKVKKQYPFFFPAGNDDSVWLKKMQDPIWKEVYTEVQKKYSNFEPVREEFNALFQHVKYYFPKTKTPKVITVIGEMDYNAKAIYADSLVIVALELYLGKDHKFYEFPNYLKQNFEEKQIMPDVVSSFAYRKIPVFPDKNLVSQMIFEGKQLYAKDLLLPNYTDAEKMGYTPEQVKWCEENEAYMWRYFIENEMLYSDDPKLTTRFMVPAPFSKFYLEIDNDSPGRIGAWLGWQIVRSYMKNNNVTLPELLKTEAKVIFEKSKYKPKK, from the coding sequence ATGAAAATATATCGCTTAGCAGTGGTTCTGTGCTTGTTTTTTTTGTCTTGTGACCAGAAAACTAAAGTCGAAAAAGCAGTAGAAGAAATCCCGGTAGACATTAAAGTAGAGCGTTTTGATAAGGTGTTTTTTGAGACCAAACCGGAGGATTTGGCTAAAGTAAAAAAACAGTATCCTTTCTTTTTTCCGGCAGGAAATGATGATAGTGTCTGGCTTAAAAAAATGCAGGATCCAATCTGGAAAGAAGTTTATACAGAGGTTCAGAAAAAATACAGCAATTTTGAACCTGTACGTGAAGAATTCAATGCGCTTTTTCAGCATGTAAAATATTACTTTCCTAAAACGAAAACGCCAAAAGTGATTACCGTAATTGGAGAAATGGATTATAATGCTAAGGCTATATATGCAGACAGTCTGGTCATTGTAGCGTTGGAATTGTATTTGGGAAAAGATCATAAATTTTATGAATTTCCCAATTATCTGAAGCAGAATTTTGAAGAGAAACAAATTATGCCTGATGTGGTTTCGAGTTTTGCGTATCGAAAAATTCCGGTATTTCCGGATAAAAATTTAGTTTCTCAAATGATCTTTGAAGGGAAACAGTTGTATGCAAAAGATCTGTTGCTGCCCAATTATACCGATGCTGAAAAAATGGGTTACACACCTGAACAAGTAAAATGGTGTGAGGAAAACGAAGCTTATATGTGGCGTTATTTTATTGAAAATGAAATGCTGTACAGTGACGATCCGAAGCTAACTACCCGATTCATGGTGCCTGCTCCGTTTTCTAAATTTTACTTGGAAATCGACAACGATTCGCCTGGACGAATTGGAGCTTGGTTAGGATGGCAAATTGTACGATCGTATATGAAGAATAATAACGTAACTTTGCCGGAATTATTAAAAACAGAAGCAAAGGTAATCTTTGAAAAGTCAAAATATAAACCTAAGAAATAA
- the gldC gene encoding gliding motility protein GldC: MSNTIKSEIKFNIELDENRVPERLSWTAKDGGVEAEEAKAIMLSIWDSKAKESMRIDLWTKDMPVDEMKIFFHQTLVAMADTFKRATDDEKMSDTMKDFCDYFAEKLELTK, encoded by the coding sequence ATGTCAAATACAATAAAATCAGAAATTAAATTCAATATAGAATTAGATGAAAACCGTGTTCCGGAAAGACTGTCATGGACAGCTAAGGATGGCGGAGTAGAAGCAGAAGAAGCAAAAGCAATTATGTTGTCCATTTGGGACAGTAAAGCTAAAGAAAGCATGCGTATTGATTTGTGGACAAAAGATATGCCGGTAGATGAAATGAAGATTTTCTTCCACCAGACTTTGGTAGCGATGGCAGATACATTTAAACGTGCTACAGACGACGAAAAAATGTCAGATACAATGAAAGACTTTTGTGATTATTTTGCAGAGAAACTGGAGCTGACGAAGTAA
- the yihA gene encoding ribosome biogenesis GTP-binding protein YihA/YsxC, translating to MKINTAEFIVSNSEVSKCPKDFLPEYAFIGRSNVGKSSLINMLTNHKNLAKTSGRPGKTQLINHFKINNNWFLVDLPGYGYAKVSKKTKSVFQQFITDYFETREQLVCAFVLIDIRHEAQKIDIEFMSYMGESEIPFCIIFTKADKISKVKIDSHIAAYKKQMYANNWSEMPQYFVTSSTEAIGKEELLSYIDEVNQEVFKNNSEF from the coding sequence ATGAAAATTAATACCGCCGAATTCATAGTAAGTAATTCTGAAGTATCAAAATGCCCGAAGGATTTTTTACCGGAATATGCTTTTATCGGAAGATCAAACGTAGGTAAATCCTCTTTGATCAACATGCTTACCAATCACAAGAATTTAGCAAAAACATCCGGACGTCCCGGAAAAACACAGTTAATCAATCATTTCAAAATCAACAACAATTGGTTTTTGGTCGATTTACCAGGGTATGGTTACGCTAAAGTATCTAAGAAAACAAAATCAGTTTTCCAGCAATTTATCACGGATTATTTTGAAACCCGAGAACAATTGGTTTGCGCTTTTGTTCTGATTGACATTCGACATGAAGCACAAAAAATAGACATTGAATTTATGTCTTACATGGGAGAAAGCGAAATTCCGTTTTGCATCATTTTTACCAAAGCCGACAAAATCAGTAAAGTAAAAATCGATTCTCATATCGCCGCTTACAAAAAGCAAATGTATGCCAATAACTGGTCTGAAATGCCACAATACTTTGTAACCTCATCTACTGAAGCTATCGGAAAGGAAGAATTACTTTCTTACATCGATGAAGTAAATCAGGAAGTATTTAAGAACAATAGTGAGTTTTAA
- a CDS encoding alpha/beta fold hydrolase, translated as MDKHYKKEGKYSYYEAGEGTPIVILHGLMGGLSNFDAVAGYFPTKGYKVVIPDLPIYTQSILKTNVKSFAKYVKDFITFKGFDQVILLGNSLGGHIALYHTKLYPEKVAGLVITGSSGLYESAMGDSYPKRGDYEYIKKKAEDVFYDPAIATPELIDEVYATVNDRIKLIKTLTIAKSAIRHNMAKDLPNMTTETCIIWGKNDAVTPPNVAEEFDKLLPNSTLYWIDKCGHAAMMEHPQEFNKILEEWLVEKNL; from the coding sequence ATGGACAAACACTACAAAAAAGAAGGCAAATACAGCTATTATGAAGCTGGAGAAGGAACTCCTATCGTTATTTTACACGGCTTAATGGGAGGCCTTAGTAACTTTGATGCTGTAGCCGGATATTTTCCAACAAAAGGATACAAAGTTGTGATCCCGGATTTGCCAATCTATACTCAAAGCATTTTAAAAACAAACGTAAAAAGCTTTGCCAAGTACGTAAAAGACTTTATCACTTTTAAAGGATTTGATCAGGTTATACTACTGGGTAACTCTTTAGGCGGTCACATTGCACTGTACCATACAAAGCTATATCCTGAAAAAGTTGCCGGACTGGTAATCACAGGAAGTTCAGGGCTTTACGAAAGCGCAATGGGTGACAGCTATCCAAAAAGAGGCGATTACGAATACATCAAAAAGAAAGCTGAAGATGTTTTTTACGATCCTGCAATTGCGACACCGGAACTTATTGACGAAGTGTATGCAACCGTTAATGACCGTATCAAACTCATCAAAACTTTGACGATTGCCAAAAGTGCTATTCGTCACAATATGGCCAAAGATTTACCAAATATGACTACAGAAACTTGTATCATCTGGGGTAAAAACGACGCCGTTACTCCCCCAAATGTTGCCGAAGAATTTGATAAATTATTGCCTAATTCAACTTTGTACTGGATAGACAAATGTGGACACGCTGCTATGATGGAGCATCCTCAGGAATTCAACAAAATCCTGGAAGAATGGCTCGTTGAAAAGAATTTATAG